The following proteins are co-located in the Shouchella hunanensis genome:
- a CDS encoding ComE operon protein 2 has protein sequence MERISWDLYFMSQSQLLSLRSTCPRLKVGATIVREKRIIAGGYNGSVTGSDHCLDQGCYVVDGHCIRTVHAEVNALLQCAKFGVPTKGAEIYITHFPCVHCAKSLIQAGISKVHYANDYKNQPYAEQLFAEAGIECIEVELDPTVFDTLFHDKLSLTTELLQEVEELGVSSERLEELVTKTKTLYFSKVSE, from the coding sequence ATGGAACGAATTTCGTGGGATTTATATTTTATGTCACAAAGTCAACTGCTTTCGTTACGAAGTACGTGCCCGAGACTAAAAGTAGGCGCGACAATTGTTAGAGAAAAGCGTATTATTGCAGGTGGCTATAATGGTTCTGTAACAGGATCTGATCACTGCTTAGATCAAGGGTGTTATGTTGTTGATGGACATTGCATCAGAACCGTTCACGCAGAAGTAAATGCGTTATTACAATGTGCCAAGTTTGGCGTGCCGACAAAAGGTGCGGAAATTTATATTACCCATTTTCCGTGTGTGCATTGTGCAAAGTCGTTGATACAAGCAGGTATCTCCAAGGTGCACTATGCGAATGACTACAAAAACCAGCCGTATGCAGAGCAGTTGTTTGCGGAAGCGGGAATTGAGTGTATAGAAGTAGAGCTAGATCCAACTGTATTTGACACACTGTTTCACGATAAGCTCTCGCTAACGACAGAACTGTTACAAGAAGTAGAAGAGCTCGGGGTGTCAAGCGAACGATTAGAAGAACTTGTCACGAAGACCAAAACATTGTATTTCTCAAAAGTAAGTGAATAA
- the rpsT gene encoding 30S ribosomal protein S20, which yields MPNIKSAIKRVKTNDKRRVQNAAQKSALRSAVKNFETAASNGNADEAKTAFAEATKKIDKAATKGLIHKNAAARQKSRLAKKLNSLSA from the coding sequence ATGCCAAACATTAAATCTGCTATTAAACGTGTTAAAACAAACGATAAACGTCGCGTGCAAAACGCAGCGCAAAAATCTGCTTTACGTTCTGCAGTTAAGAACTTTGAAACTGCTGCATCTAACGGTAACGCAGACGAAGCAAAAACTGCTTTTGCTGAAGCAACGAAGAAGATTGATAAAGCTGCAACAAAAGGACTTATCCATAAAAACGCTGCAGCGCGTCAAAAATCTCGTCTTGCTAAAAAATTAAACAGCCTGTCTGCATAA
- a CDS encoding YqzM family protein: MNKFEKDVQDKANDIVPSVVGFVASFGFFALIFVIANIVDVATH; the protein is encoded by the coding sequence ATGAATAAATTTGAAAAAGACGTACAAGACAAAGCAAACGACATTGTCCCTTCTGTTGTTGGTTTTGTTGCCTCTTTTGGATTTTTTGCATTAATTTTTGTCATCGCTAATATTGTGGATGTAGCAACACACTAA
- a CDS encoding DNA internalization-related competence protein ComEC/Rec2, with product MNKAFISFLSAISAILFVVQKEQTLAWIFLVMALVLSSFSFSKGERTAPLFFLLPFSLYFFSTSFIDDRNTSSLEPGQTSLTFYINDAPYVNGNQLTTTIETIDGETLLLLGYAKEEVELYPPDMSIGSICQAKGDLTQPPNARNRFGFDYRQYLYYQHIHMLYRVTQLATITCKPLESQPFVTKLQEYRHSATHRLQEQLPPSLSGIVLALTFGERRYIEPDVMEAYSKLGVIHLLAISGLHVGILTGTSFYLMIRIGIPREIVLISLLMFLPVFIILTGASPPVIRAAIMTMIYFFLVLLRVPIHPFYGFSSIFLLYLLIQPYALFQLGFQLSFLVSFTLILMQKPIMNRYHSYGKRLFCVTTIAQLVGLPLIAYHFFQWSPLSLLINLVYIPFVSLVLLPYSFFLVFLSELRFIPLDSFVVASETLLVWIHKWIVELGNHVYMWVMGRPSIVLMLLLYGCLVVIGLLWEKRSRWTWVVIGLFCVTLAIPSQLPKLNGDAVITMLDVGQGDSFLIETPNRKEVYLVDTGGVMSFATEDWEEKKKTFDTGKDIVVPYLKAKGIKTITGLILTHGDFDHIGGAKAVLENVHVENVYYPEGELEKEIEIELFQQVEDEKMVLVQVGDTISTQFYVLHPTNDRKWSGNDQSIVLYGSFHGKSILLTGDLEEEGEMHLLNSFPNLEVDLLKVGHHGSRTSTQEPLLDQLRPKIALVSAGVNNRFGHPHPDVLKRLQARDIQVYQTNVDGTVELSIGSDGINIRKSVYQVNEKTVPESID from the coding sequence GTGAATAAAGCGTTTATTTCTTTTTTATCCGCCATCTCCGCTATTTTATTTGTTGTTCAAAAAGAACAAACTCTCGCATGGATCTTTTTAGTAATGGCTCTTGTTCTTTCTTCCTTTTCGTTTAGTAAAGGGGAAAGAACAGCTCCTCTCTTTTTTCTTCTACCTTTTAGCTTGTACTTTTTCTCTACTTCCTTTATTGATGATCGAAATACTTCCTCTCTCGAACCAGGACAAACATCTCTCACTTTTTACATTAACGATGCTCCATATGTAAACGGGAATCAGTTAACGACGACAATTGAAACAATCGACGGGGAAACCTTGTTACTGTTAGGCTACGCTAAAGAGGAGGTTGAGCTCTACCCTCCAGATATGAGTATAGGGAGCATCTGCCAAGCAAAAGGGGATTTAACGCAACCGCCAAATGCAAGAAACCGTTTTGGATTTGACTATCGTCAGTATTTATATTATCAGCATATACACATGCTCTACCGCGTGACGCAGCTGGCCACGATTACATGCAAACCGCTAGAATCACAGCCTTTCGTTACTAAATTGCAAGAGTACAGACATAGCGCAACGCACCGGCTACAAGAGCAGCTACCGCCGTCATTAAGTGGTATTGTGCTTGCTTTAACATTTGGGGAGCGCCGCTATATAGAACCTGATGTTATGGAGGCTTATTCAAAGCTTGGTGTTATTCATTTACTAGCTATATCTGGCCTACATGTTGGCATATTGACAGGGACGAGCTTCTATCTTATGATACGAATCGGTATTCCAAGAGAAATTGTTCTCATTAGTCTTCTTATGTTTCTTCCTGTTTTCATCATTCTTACTGGTGCATCACCTCCTGTAATCCGAGCAGCCATTATGACGATGATTTACTTTTTTCTCGTACTTCTTCGTGTTCCCATTCACCCTTTTTATGGCTTTTCATCAATCTTTCTTCTTTATTTACTCATTCAACCGTATGCGCTATTTCAATTAGGCTTCCAGCTGTCTTTCCTCGTTTCTTTTACACTGATTTTAATGCAAAAACCCATTATGAATCGATATCACTCTTATGGAAAACGGCTTTTTTGTGTAACGACAATTGCTCAATTAGTTGGTTTACCTTTAATTGCGTATCATTTCTTTCAGTGGTCCCCGCTTAGTTTACTAATCAACCTTGTCTACATTCCGTTTGTTTCTCTTGTTTTGTTACCTTACAGTTTTTTTCTCGTTTTCCTGAGTGAGCTCCGCTTCATACCCTTAGATTCGTTTGTGGTGGCATCAGAAACCTTATTGGTTTGGATACATAAATGGATCGTTGAACTAGGTAATCATGTGTATATGTGGGTGATGGGCAGGCCATCAATTGTTCTGATGCTGTTGTTATATGGCTGTCTAGTTGTCATTGGCCTCCTGTGGGAAAAGCGTTCTCGCTGGACGTGGGTTGTGATCGGTTTATTTTGTGTTACTCTAGCGATTCCATCACAGTTGCCGAAATTAAATGGAGATGCAGTTATTACAATGCTTGACGTAGGACAAGGAGATAGCTTTCTCATTGAAACCCCAAATCGGAAAGAAGTCTACCTTGTTGATACTGGTGGGGTTATGTCGTTTGCAACAGAGGACTGGGAAGAAAAGAAAAAAACGTTTGACACAGGAAAAGACATTGTTGTGCCTTATTTAAAGGCAAAAGGGATCAAAACAATAACCGGGCTCATTTTAACTCATGGTGATTTTGATCATATCGGAGGGGCAAAAGCGGTTTTAGAGAATGTGCATGTCGAAAATGTCTATTATCCAGAAGGAGAGCTAGAAAAAGAAATCGAAATCGAATTATTCCAACAAGTAGAAGACGAAAAAATGGTTCTCGTTCAAGTAGGGGACACGATTTCCACTCAATTCTATGTTCTTCATCCAACGAATGATAGAAAATGGAGCGGAAACGATCAATCCATTGTGCTTTATGGTTCATTTCACGGAAAATCTATTTTACTAACCGGCGATTTAGAAGAAGAGGGGGAGATGCATTTACTTAATAGCTTCCCTAATTTAGAAGTAGACTTATTAAAAGTTGGGCATCATGGGAGTCGAACATCAACCCAAGAGCCGTTGCTTGATCAACTCAGGCCTAAGATAGCGCTCGTATCAGCAGGCGTGAACAATCGATTTGGTCATCCACATCCAGATGTACTAAAGCGCCTACAAGCACGAGATATTCAGGTCTATCAAACGAATGTCGATGGAACAGTAGAACTTTCGATAGGGAGCGACGGTATCAACATTCGTAAAAGTGTGTATCAAGTAAATGAAAAAACAGTTCCTGAATCAATAGACTAA
- a CDS encoding helix-hairpin-helix domain-containing protein, with amino-acid sequence MKRLLHYVKHHYLVVALMMGMAIIFIFLLLNRGVTNNNEEDPFAKTPSFLTMEQEEDSTDDVPLTLMIDVKGAVRQPGIYTFTEGDRIDDAIKRAGGFTEDAEDMHVNLALKLVDEQVIYVPKIGETPVEMEQFWREAGEGESGKINLNTATIEELQTLTGIGPAKAATIVQHREEQGPYQTIDDLKNVSGIGEKSFDSLKDFITAK; translated from the coding sequence GTGAAGCGACTACTCCACTATGTAAAACATCACTATTTAGTTGTTGCTTTAATGATGGGAATGGCGATCATTTTTATTTTCCTTCTGCTCAACAGAGGTGTGACAAATAATAACGAGGAGGATCCTTTTGCAAAGACGCCTTCCTTTTTAACGATGGAGCAAGAGGAAGATTCAACAGATGACGTGCCGCTTACGTTAATGATTGATGTGAAAGGTGCGGTAAGGCAACCTGGAATCTATACGTTTACTGAAGGGGATCGAATTGACGACGCCATAAAAAGAGCTGGAGGCTTTACAGAGGATGCTGAAGACATGCATGTGAACTTAGCTCTTAAACTCGTAGATGAACAAGTGATTTATGTACCAAAAATCGGAGAGACACCCGTTGAAATGGAACAATTCTGGAGAGAAGCAGGGGAGGGGGAGTCTGGAAAAATTAATTTAAATACAGCAACGATTGAAGAGCTTCAGACGCTGACAGGTATTGGACCAGCAAAAGCTGCGACAATCGTACAACATCGAGAAGAACAAGGTCCTTATCAAACGATTGATGATTTGAAGAATGTTAGTGGAATAGGTGAAAAATCATTTGATTCTTTAAAAGACTTTATTACTGCCAAATAA
- a CDS encoding class I SAM-dependent DNA methyltransferase: MKPYIHFANIYDHLMAHVEYEHWITYMKTVFEERNVRVSKVLDVGCGTGELMLRMNQAGFVPTGLDISEDMLAVAQRKLQSAQTQPQLFQEDMSQFSVLERYDAITIFCDSLNYLEKEEDVKRVFLRCYDALQENGILLFDVHSPFKIQQFYQATFADELDGVSYIWHSFAGEEPLSVEHELTFFIETENGLYERVEELHKERTFDIATYTKWLMEAGFTDIRVTGDFHQSEPHDQTERIFFSARKKAGN, from the coding sequence ATGAAACCTTATATACATTTTGCGAACATTTATGATCATTTAATGGCCCACGTAGAGTATGAACATTGGATAACGTATATGAAAACCGTCTTTGAAGAAAGAAATGTTCGCGTATCAAAGGTGCTAGATGTAGGCTGTGGAACAGGCGAGCTCATGCTACGTATGAATCAAGCTGGTTTTGTTCCAACTGGTCTAGACATCTCTGAAGATATGCTAGCGGTAGCGCAGCGGAAATTACAATCTGCCCAGACTCAACCGCAGCTCTTTCAAGAGGACATGAGTCAATTCTCGGTGCTTGAAAGGTACGATGCGATAACGATTTTTTGTGACTCGTTAAACTATCTTGAAAAAGAAGAAGATGTAAAACGTGTTTTTCTTCGCTGTTACGATGCCTTACAGGAAAATGGCATTTTACTTTTTGATGTTCATTCCCCCTTTAAAATTCAGCAGTTTTATCAGGCTACATTCGCAGATGAATTAGACGGTGTTTCCTATATTTGGCATTCGTTTGCTGGGGAAGAACCACTCAGCGTGGAGCATGAGCTTACGTTTTTTATTGAGACAGAGAATGGTCTATATGAGCGCGTGGAAGAGCTTCATAAAGAACGAACGTTTGACATAGCTACGTATACAAAGTGGTTGATGGAAGCTGGTTTTACAGATATTCGCGTAACAGGTGATTTTCATCAGTCGGAGCCACATGATCAAACAGAAAGAATTTTCTTTTCGGCGAGGAAAAAAGCAGGAAATTAG
- the comER gene encoding late competence protein ComER — MKIGFIGTGSMGSMLIDTLLEAKTIKEEDIVIINRTIEKAIKLKEIYPAIHIASDIEELTRQCRWIFICVKPKDIPSFTPTVIPYLSREHVMISITSPVSIHHLEELFPCKVARIIPSILNRAQSGSTLVSFSSRCTSTDEEAIISFVSSISRPLFIDENVTRVSSDIVSCGPAFFAFMAQRFIEGAVSETPLGEKEATELTTSMLIGLGKLLQEGYYTLPTLQERVCVPGGITGVGIAHLDQLLGEGFGSLFRLTEEKYATEKKKLAQEFQLK; from the coding sequence ATGAAGATTGGCTTTATCGGAACAGGGAGTATGGGCAGTATGCTAATTGATACGTTACTTGAAGCGAAGACAATAAAAGAAGAAGACATTGTCATTATTAACCGTACAATTGAAAAAGCGATCAAGCTAAAAGAAATCTACCCGGCTATTCATATCGCTTCCGATATTGAAGAGTTAACACGACAGTGTAGATGGATTTTCATATGTGTAAAGCCAAAGGACATTCCCAGCTTCACACCGACAGTTATCCCATATTTATCAAGGGAACACGTAATGATCTCTATAACGAGTCCAGTATCAATCCACCATTTAGAAGAGCTTTTTCCTTGTAAAGTAGCTCGTATTATTCCGAGTATTTTAAACCGAGCACAGTCTGGTTCTACCCTTGTTAGTTTTAGCTCTCGTTGCACAAGCACTGATGAAGAAGCGATCATTTCTTTTGTCTCATCCATATCGCGTCCTTTATTTATTGACGAGAATGTTACTCGAGTCTCTTCTGACATTGTAAGTTGTGGGCCTGCATTTTTTGCATTTATGGCGCAACGATTTATTGAAGGGGCTGTATCAGAGACGCCATTAGGCGAAAAAGAAGCAACAGAATTAACGACATCCATGTTAATTGGCTTAGGGAAGTTGTTACAAGAAGGGTATTACACACTTCCTACGTTACAAGAAAGAGTCTGTGTTCCAGGAGGTATTACAGGAGTGGGCATTGCTCATTTAGATCAATTGTTAGGAGAGGGATTTGGCTCATTGTTTCGTTTAACCGAAGAGAAATATGCAACGGAAAAGAAAAAACTAGCGCAGGAATTTCAGTTAAAATAA
- the holA gene encoding DNA polymerase III subunit delta: MTILATIKQLKRDTLQKVYFLYGVETFLINEFVDKVHQLLFTEDDETMNDIRFQLIDTPIQHVVEEAATIPFFSNRKLVVVHDFYLVSSQKVKAKVEHDVQALEDYLTTPADSTVLIIIAPYEKIDERKKLTKRLKKETTIVECNPLNEEQVKQWITNSLHEHGFHIDQRASQLLFSRVGSNLMLLEKELEKCMLYTTEKRQIMEQDVKELVAETVDESIFSVVESVALGKTERALLVYHKLLRQKEEPLAILALLTRQFRNLLYVKIRQEKGYGQKEIASQLKLHPYVVQLALQQTKRYSKPHLRRALIACADTDYAIKTGRDVKERAVELLLITISMRP, from the coding sequence ATGACCATTTTAGCAACAATAAAACAATTGAAACGTGATACGTTACAAAAGGTTTATTTTCTTTACGGCGTAGAAACGTTCTTAATAAATGAGTTTGTCGATAAAGTTCATCAGTTATTGTTTACTGAAGACGATGAGACAATGAACGATATCCGCTTTCAGCTAATAGACACACCTATCCAACATGTTGTGGAAGAGGCAGCGACAATACCATTTTTCTCAAATCGGAAACTCGTTGTTGTGCACGATTTTTATTTAGTATCTAGCCAGAAAGTAAAGGCAAAAGTTGAGCATGATGTACAAGCGTTAGAAGACTATTTGACAACACCAGCTGACTCAACGGTCCTTATTATTATTGCCCCATATGAAAAAATTGATGAACGAAAAAAGCTAACAAAACGATTAAAAAAGGAAACCACAATAGTAGAGTGTAACCCGTTGAACGAAGAGCAAGTAAAGCAGTGGATTACAAATTCTCTTCATGAACATGGGTTTCATATTGATCAGCGGGCATCACAACTTTTATTTTCAAGAGTTGGTTCCAATTTAATGTTACTTGAGAAGGAATTGGAAAAATGTATGCTCTATACAACAGAAAAAAGACAGATAATGGAGCAGGATGTGAAAGAACTAGTCGCAGAGACGGTAGATGAAAGCATCTTTTCCGTTGTGGAGAGTGTTGCTTTAGGTAAAACCGAGCGTGCGTTGCTTGTCTATCATAAATTATTGCGACAAAAAGAAGAGCCGTTAGCGATTCTTGCATTGTTAACAAGACAATTCAGAAATTTGCTCTACGTAAAGATAAGACAAGAAAAAGGCTACGGACAAAAGGAAATTGCCAGTCAACTAAAGCTGCACCCATATGTCGTACAACTGGCTCTTCAGCAAACAAAGCGCTATTCAAAACCTCATTTACGTCGTGCGTTAATTGCGTGTGCAGACACGGATTACGCTATTAAGACAGGTAGAGATGTAAAAGAACGGGCAGTAGAGCTGCTTCTTATTACAATAAGCATGCGACCATAA